From a region of the Paralichthys olivaceus isolate ysfri-2021 chromosome 4, ASM2471397v2, whole genome shotgun sequence genome:
- the slc25a25a gene encoding calcium-binding mitochondrial carrier protein SCaMC-2-A — protein MTSTLPARQPVTREYSWKGRALPAWLTGFSPRCFTFGLRDSSRGATYLFVPVSVSPPGAIMLGLCLYVPVSNCDPVEVEYFESDGLPSELKSVFNKLSVFLPSQEFSTYQRWRKKTFKGEENDPDGQLDFEEFVHYLQDYEKDMKLVVKSVDRNNAGQVDSRQFMQSLHDLGVHISLQHAEKALKSMDKNGMITISSEDWSNYTKVEKTENIPEIILYWKHSTIFDVGDNLMVPDDFTIEEKQTGMWWRHLVAGGGAGGVSRTCTAPLDRVKVMMQVYGSRTNNMCIMGGLTQMVKEGGMRSLWRGNGVNIIKIAPESALKFMAYEQIKRLIGSDNQTLSILERFVAGSLAGVMAQSAIYPMEVLKTRLALRTTGQYAGISDCAKQIFRREGLGAFYKGYIPNMLGIIPYAGIDLAVYETLKNSYMQKYGANRSDPGVFVLLGCGTVSSTCGQLASYPLALIRTRMQAQAATEGSQNVTMTGLFRQILQSEGPTGLYRGLAPNFLKVIPAVSISYVVYEHLKTQLGVTSR, from the exons ATGACGTCAACGCTGCCGGCGAGACAGCCAGTGACGCGCGAGTATTCCTGGAAGGGGCGTGCCCTGCCGGCATGGTTAACCGGCTTCTCCCCTCGCTGCTTCACATTCGGTCTGAGGGACTCGAGCCGCGGCGCCACTTATTTATTTGTccccgtctctgtctctccccccgGCGCCATCATGCTCGGCCTGTGTCTGTACGTCCCCGTGTCCAACTGCGACCCGGTGGAGGTGGAATACTTCGAGTCGGACGGACTCCCCTCGGAGCTCAAGTCCGTCTTCAACAAGCTCAGCGTGTTCCTGCCGTCCCAGGAGTTCTCCACCTACCAGCGATGGCGAAAG AAAACCTTTAAAGGGGAAGAAAATGACCCAGATGGACAACTGGACTTTGAGGAGTTTGTTCATTATCTGCAAGACTATGAGAAGGACATGAAGCTTGTGGTGAAAAGCGTTGACAGGAACAATGCTG GCCAAGTGGACAGTAGACAGTTCATGCAGTCCCTCCACGACCTGGGAGTCCACATCTCCCTGCAGCATGCAGAGAAGGCCCTTAAAAG catggATAAGAACGGAATGATAACAATCAGTAGTGAAGACTGGAGCAACTACACGAAGGTGGAGAAGACGGAGAACATTCCTGAGATCATCCTCTACTGGAAACACTCCACG ATATTCGATGTGGGTGACAACCTGATGGTGCCTGATGATTTCACCATTGAGGAGAAACAGACCGGGATGTGGTGGAGGCACCTGGTCgcaggtggaggagctggaggcgtTTCCAGGACTTGCACGGCTCCCCTGGACCGAGTCAAAGTCATGATGCAG gTTTATGGATCTCGAACCAACAACATGTGCATCATGGGTGGACTGACGCAGATGGTCAAAGAGGGCGGAATGAGGTCTTTGTGGCGAGGCAACGGTGTGAACATCATCAAAATTGCCCCCGAGTCTGCGCTCAAGTTCATGGCTTACGAGCAG ATTAAACGTTTGATCGGCAGCGATAATCAAACTCTGAGCATCTTGGAGCGATTTGTCGCAGGATCTCTGGCAGGAGTGATGGCCCAGAGTGCAATCTACCCCATGGAG GTCCTGAAAACCCGTCTCGCTCTGAGAACGACCGGGCAGTACGCTGGAATCTCTGACTGTGCCAAGCAGATTTTTAGGAGAGAAGGGCTCGGTGCGTTTTATAAAGGCTACATCCCCAACATGCTCGGCATCATCCCCTACGCAGGCATCGACCTGGCAGTTTATGAG aCGCTGAAGAACAGCTACATGCAGAAGTACGGCGCCAACCGCTCAGATCCCGGCGTCTTCGTCCTCCTCGGCTGCGGCACCGTGTCCAGCACCTGCGGTCAGCTCGCCAGTTATCCCCTGGCTCTGATCCGAACCCGCATGCAAGCACAAG CAGCGACAGAGGGAAGCCAAAACGTGACCATGACGGGTCTCTTCAGGCAGATCCTGCAGAGTGAGGGTCCGACTGGGCTCTACAGGGGCCTGGCCCCCAACTTCCTTAAAGTCATCCCCGCCGTCAGCATCAGCTACGTCGTGTACGAGCACCTGAAGACACAGCTGGGAGTGACATCACGCTGA